A region of the Muricauda sp. MAR_2010_75 genome:
ATCAACTAGTTACTTACAAAGGTAGTGAAATGTTACGCTTTACCCTACAATTGAAACCTATTCGGATGTGCTTTCTTCGGGAGAAAAGGGTCCGTAAACGGCATCCCTGAATCTTTTGTGCAAGGTGCCGTTATACGGAAAAATCTGCACAAAGAACACAGCGGTGAGGTCGTTTACAGGATCTACCCAAAAAAGTGTACTGGCTGCCCCATCCCAAAAGAATTCGCCCACAACCCCAGTGTTTTCCTCAGCAGAAGCTGGGGGACGTAATCTAACGGCAAAGTCAATCCCAAAACCAACCTGCCCCTTGCTGGGCAGCCAAGAACGTTCTTCAATGCGCTCATCCAAATGGTTGGTGGCCATAAGTTTTACCGTGCTTGAATCCAAGACCTGAACCCCTTCCAAAGTGCCTTTATTTACCAACATTTGTGCAAAACGCATGTAATTGTCCAAAGTGGAAGTAAATCCCCAGCCACCAGGAGTCAAAGGCCATTTTGTATAGTTATAGGCGTGGGCTTCTTCGTCGGGCAGTTGAATAAGGGAGTCGCCCTCATGCCTATAGGCAGAAGACATCCGGTTTCTATCCGATTCGGGAACAAAATATCGGGTTTCATTCATTTTTAAAGGGCCCAATACATGCTCTTGTACATACTCGGCATACGGTTGTCCTGAAAGAAGTTCCACCAAGTACGCCTGTACGTCAACGGAGATGCCATATTCCCAATGCTCCCCTGGATGGTAACCCAGAGGAATGGTGCTCAATTTCTTGGCCATATCCGCCAGCGTGTTTTCTCGGTTCAAAGCATCTGCTTCTGCTATGGCTTCGCCCAAACCGGGAAGATCTCGTCTACCTGAAAAACCAGCGGTGTGCCGGGTAATGTCTCGAATGGTAATGGGACGTTTTGCGGGTTCCAAGATCATTTCACCGGCAATGGAATCGTAACCTACGTAGACCTGCATATTGGCAAATTCTGGGGCATATTTTTCCAAAGGGTCGTCCAATTGGAACTTTCCTTCTTCATACAGGGTCATTAAGGCAGTGCCGGTTATGGGTTTGGTCATGGAATAGATCTGCACTAAGGTGTTACGCTCCATGGGCTTCTTGTTCTTCAAATCGGCGTAGCCAAAGGCATTGTAATAGACCTCCTCACCTTTTTCAAAGATCAAGGCTGAGGCTCCAGCCACATCACCGAGATCAACAAAGCTTTGTAAGGTGGAGTCAATTCGTGTTTTTACGGATTCATCAACTAGATAATTGATTTTTTCTTCTTCCTGTTTTTTGCAGGATGCAAAAAGGAGCAGGGCCACTGTAAAAATGGACAGAGTTTGTTTCATTATGTGCATTGGTTAAAATTTGTTAGGCTTTGGATATGAACAAATCGGTTTTATGAGAGAAGAAAGGTAGCAAATAATTAAAGACGCAATAATCTTTATCTCTTAAAAATCAGAAATATAACAAGTTCATCCTGATTATTTTAGAGAAATAACGAATCAATAATCAATTTGTCTCAATCGATTGCGAAACCGCGTAGTTTTTAATACTGGTGTTAGCTTTAATTTTATAACCAATAAGTGACCTTGAGCACAATAGACCTATTTTTAATACCCAAGCCCGTGGTATCATGATTTTCATTGTAAATAAGAAAGATATCAGACATGGGGCTATACCGCCATTGCAAACGAGAGAACGCACTGAAATTATCATTCCTGGAGGTGTACTGGAGCACATTGGTGAAAAATAGCTTATTGGAGAAGCTGATATTACCGTTGAATCGGACCAAATGAAGATTGTTTTTTCCGTAGCCATCCGCCAAACGGATATCATTGTAATCATAAGTGATTCCAAAAGTACCCCATGGCCTAAACCGGAAAGAACCTTGAACCATGGCTCCCAACCGAGTTCCATTATAGAAGCTTCCATATCCGGTCAGTGTATTCCATACAAAAGTTTTACGCACATCGGAACTGTATTGCACATCAAATCTGGAAAATGAATAGTTGCCAACGGGAATTGGGGTGAACTCATCTCCAATCAACGAAGTGGGGAAGAGAAGGTCTACTTCTTGGTTGCGAGCAATAAGGTTGAGCTTGGCCGTGTTTCGATATTCAAAATCGTAGGCAAAATTGTTATGACGTTCATTAAATGTACCGTCATTGTTCAGGTAGAGATTGTTCCAAGTTCTAATGCCGTGATAGTTAAACTTCCGGTTTTCCCGTTCTGGAAAAAAGAGATAACGCACCCATGGATTGATCAAGGTGTAACCCACTCGAATGGTCTCTTCCGTTTCTGCATTGTAATTATCCAACCGGGGATTGATTCCCAATTCTGTGATGTAATTATCTCCCACCACATTAAAGAGCCACCCAGTTTTAAATCGCTTTGAATTATAGGAACCCCAAAAACCATAAAAGTGGGTGTCATCAAAATTTTCTGGGGTCAAGGAGTTGTGGTACATGGTCGTGTTATTGAGTTTGCCACTTTCGGATACGTAGGTAAACTCCAATCCCAGATTTCTGGTATATTCCATTTCTGTGGTATTACTGGTGGCCTGTCGGTTCATAAACATCCCCTTAATGACCGACCGTTTCAGTATTTTTTGTTGAAAGGCTGCCACGCTATAGTTTTGGGCTGCAAATTCATCCGTACGACGGGTTTGGACATCCATGACACCAATGCGTAAATTGGGGGTAATGTTTCCGGTTAGTCTGCCCCCAAAGTCTATGGGGATGGGTTCACCATCATTAAGGCCTATCCTTCGTGAAAAAAACGGTTTGATGTCATAGGTTCCGAAGTTGGAAAAGATGTCGTTATTCTCCAGGAAGAAATTCCGCTGTTCAGGCAAAAAAATATCGAACCGAGTAATATTGGTTACCTGCTGGTCCACATCGGCATTGGAAAAGTCAGGGAACAAGGTTAGATCCAAATTCAAATTACTGGTCAAAGCCACCTTTACGTCTCCACCCAAATCACTTTTCAATTCTGCTTCTTCTTGTTCACTGTTTTCATAGTCACGCAATGA
Encoded here:
- a CDS encoding DUF5916 domain-containing protein, translated to MKKLWPLTFLLWGTVGFSQNGNDTRTQYQYQIKRTSIPITLDGVIGDNEWAEHATTSSFFNHWPVDEGEAQNQTEVKMTYDDHHLYVVAKCYDQGKRIVQSLVRDNDPDFWGSDNFTVAMDPVNTKQSGFMFGVTAGGGEIEGTLTLEGAQTYSSENWDNKWTSKTVQYEDYWVVEISIPFKTLRYNANQRQWGINFIRGDKSNNVYTTWTQFPVNFNGVGMNYMGSLVWDQSPEKAKGTFILNPYVTSSSLRDYENSEQEEAELKSDLGGDVKVALTSNLNLDLTLFPDFSNADVDQQVTNITRFDIFLPEQRNFFLENNDIFSNFGTYDIKPFFSRRIGLNDGEPIPIDFGGRLTGNITPNLRIGVMDVQTRRTDEFAAQNYSVAAFQQKILKRSVIKGMFMNRQATSNTTEMEYTRNLGLEFTYVSESGKLNNTTMYHNSLTPENFDDTHFYGFWGSYNSKRFKTGWLFNVVGDNYITELGINPRLDNYNAETEETIRVGYTLINPWVRYLFFPERENRKFNYHGIRTWNNLYLNNDGTFNERHNNFAYDFEYRNTAKLNLIARNQEVDLLFPTSLIGDEFTPIPVGNYSFSRFDVQYSSDVRKTFVWNTLTGYGSFYNGTRLGAMVQGSFRFRPWGTFGITYDYNDIRLADGYGKNNLHLVRFNGNISFSNKLFFTNVLQYTSRNDNFSAFSRLQWRYSPMSDIFLIYNENHDTTGLGIKNRSIVLKVTYWL
- a CDS encoding serine hydrolase; this encodes MKQTLSIFTVALLLFASCKKQEEEKINYLVDESVKTRIDSTLQSFVDLGDVAGASALIFEKGEEVYYNAFGYADLKNKKPMERNTLVQIYSMTKPITGTALMTLYEEGKFQLDDPLEKYAPEFANMQVYVGYDSIAGEMILEPAKRPITIRDITRHTAGFSGRRDLPGLGEAIAEADALNRENTLADMAKKLSTIPLGYHPGEHWEYGISVDVQAYLVELLSGQPYAEYVQEHVLGPLKMNETRYFVPESDRNRMSSAYRHEGDSLIQLPDEEAHAYNYTKWPLTPGGWGFTSTLDNYMRFAQMLVNKGTLEGVQVLDSSTVKLMATNHLDERIEERSWLPSKGQVGFGIDFAVRLRPPASAEENTGVVGEFFWDGAASTLFWVDPVNDLTAVFFVQIFPYNGTLHKRFRDAVYGPFSPEESTSE